In Coregonus clupeaformis isolate EN_2021a chromosome 15, ASM2061545v1, whole genome shotgun sequence, one genomic interval encodes:
- the LOC123492618 gene encoding protein lin-28 homolog A-like, which yields MAGHIAAGGVGKGGERGEEPDRLQGGQQQSMHGAGHCKWFNVRMGFGFISMTSRGGTPVDPAMDVFVHQSKLHMEGFRSLREGEPLEFTFQRSPRGLESVRVTGPEGGPCSGSEWRQKPKPPAQPQKWKSKGGRCYNCGGLDHHAKECGLPPQPKKCHYCQSAMHMVAHCPHRPPGPLSPGQAAATQGRHTTVDQYPTTSSTTSYSPSLRHGNRHSQPSQDSSSPLSKSSSKSSSSPEDLAQYLGRSGGHHRWKQS from the exons GAGGGGTGGGCAAAGGTGGCGAAAGAGGAGAGGAGCCGGATCGCTTGCAGGGTGGGCAGCAACAGTCCATGCACGGCGCTGGCCACTGCAAGTGGTTCAATGTGCGGATGGGCTTCGGGTTTATATCCATGACTAGTCGTGGGGGAACTCCCGTAGATCCTGCTATGGATGTATTTGTTCACCAA AGCAAACTGCACATGGAGGGCTTCCGCAGCCTGCGGGAGGGAGAGCCACTAGAGTTCACCTTCCAGAGGTCCCCCAGGGGCCTGGAGTCTGTACGGGTCACGGGCCCCGAGGGAGGCCCCTGCTCGGGCAGTGAGTGGAGGCAGAAACCCAAGCCCCCGGCCCAACCGCAGAAATGGAAGTCAAAGGGAGGCCG atGCTATAACTGTGGAGGACTAGACCACCATGCCAAAGAGTGTGGCCTGCCGCCCCAGCCAAAGAAGTGCCACTACTGCCAAAGCGCGATGCACATGGTGGCCCACTGTCCTCACCGCCCCCCCGGCCCCTTATCTCCCGGCCAGGCCGCAGCCACTCAGGGAAGGCACACTACTGTGGACCAGTACCCCActacctcctccaccacctcctacAGCCCCAGTCTCAGGCATGGAAACAGGCACTCCCAGCCCTCTCAGGACAGTTCCTCCCCCCTCAGCAAGTCCTCCAGCAAGTCCTCCAGCTCTCCGGAAGACCTGGCACAGTACCTGGGGAGATCTGGAGGGCACCACAGGTGGAAACAATCCTGA
- the LOC121585459 gene encoding popeye domain-containing protein 3-like isoform X1, with amino-acid sequence MEATELFPPPENLTAVVVHPLCEEWKGGSEGAIFHLASIFLVLGFMGGSGFYGLLYLFTFLTLGFFCTTIWSWSDACTTDTFLWNFALFGVCAVQVVHVAYRLRNVTFEKEFQDLYSYLFKKLGVSLTHFGKIVACCEGDIHTIEKDHCYAMEGKTAIDKLSVLLSGRIRVTVNGEFLHDIYPFQFLDSPEWDSLRPSEEGVFQVTLRADNGCRYVSWRRKKLYLLFAKHRYIAKVFALVVRNDIADKLYSLNDKAFDSRGFRYDLRLPTYCHVHPLPELDHSFLRVPAQYDHGHRARVPITITAPEETDS; translated from the exons ATGGAGGCGACAGAATTGTTCCCACCTCCTGAAAACTTGACGGCGGTTGTCGTGCACCCGTTATGCGAAGAATGGAAGGGGGGATCCGAGGGTGCCATCTTCCACCTCGCCAGTATCTTCCTTGTTTTGGGGTTCATGGGAGGGAGCGGGTTCTATGGGCTCCTCTACTTGTTTACCTTTCTGACGCTCGGTTTCTTCTGCACAACCATTTGGTCATGGTCGGACGCGTGCACCACCGACACCTTTTTGTGGAATTTCGCTCTTTTTGGGGTATGTGCGGTTCAAGTTGTGCATGTCGCCTACCGGCTGAGGAACGTTACTTTCGAAAAGGAGTTTCAAGATCTGTACAGCTACCTGTTCAAAAAGCTGGGGGTGTCGCTCACCCACTTCGGCAAGATAGTCGCCTGTTGTGAAGGGGACATCCACACCATAGAGAAAGACCACTGTTATGCCATGGAGGGCAAGACTGCTATTGATAAGCTGTCCGTTCTTCTGTCCGGCAG AATTCGTGTGACAGTAAATGGAGAGTTTTTACATGACATCTATCCTTTCCAGTTTCTCGATTCACCTGAATGGGACTCTCTCCGGCCGTCAGAGGAGGGAGTTTTCCAG GTGACCCTGCGTGCAGATAATGGCTGTAGGTACGTTTCTTGGAGGCGTAAGAAACTGTACCTACTCTTCGCCAAGCACCGCTACATCGCCAAGGTCTTTGCTCTCGTGGTGCGGAATGACATCGCCGACAAGCTGTACTCTCTCAACGACAAGGCGTTCGACAGCCGCGGGTTCCGATATGATCTCAGGTTACCCACCTACTGTCACGTGCATCCGTTGCCTGAATTAGACCACTCGTTCCTACGAGTCCCGGCGCAATATGACCATGGCCACCGTGCCCGTGTCCCTATAACTATAACAGCACCAGAAGAGACTGACTCGTGA
- the bves gene encoding blood vessel epicardial substance isoform X2 — protein sequence MSASPEMTSSLFYITLAPLRSAVPGSVPEAGGGGLVMTTMEPNVTSCEEWEEAHHLLFHLGNLSLLLGLVIPTTLTLHMILLRLMLMTGSCLFITWATLYRCNLDVMVWNVVFLLVNFMHFFYLVYKCRPIKIDRELKSVYKRMFEPLHVREALFQRLTGQFCTIQSLKKGQVYAAEDKTSVDERLSILLKGKMKVSYRGHFLHNIYTNAFIDSPEFRSTQMNRGEKFQVTIMAEENCKFLCWSRERLTYFLESDSFLNEVFRYLIGKDITNKLYSLNDPTLSDKAAKKMERQPSLCSQLSMMQMRNSMGSTSDTDDILNQIHRGGSSGSSHPVNQPTLSDHTLP from the exons ATGTCTGCCTCTCCAGAGATGACCAGTAGCCTGTTCTACATCACCCTGGCCCCCCTGCGGTCGGCAGTCCCTGGGTCTGTACCCGAGGCTGGAGGTGGAGGTCTGGTGATGACCACCATGGAGCCCAACGTGACCTCCTGTGAGGAGTGGGAGGAGGCCCACCACCTGCTCTTCCACCTGGggaacctgtctctcctcctgggcCTGGTCATCCCCACCACCCTGACCCTGCACATGATCCTGCTGCGCCTCATGCTGATGACAG GAAGCTGTCTGTTCATCACCTGGGCTACGCTGTACCGGTGTAACCTGGATGTCATGGTGTGGAACGTGGTCTTCCTGCTGGTGAACTTCATGCACTTCTTCTACCTGGTTTACAAATGCAGACCT ATTAAGATTGACAGGGAGCTGAAGTCAGTGTACAAGCGGATGTTTGAACCCCTCCACGTGCGCGAGGCCCTGTTCCAGAGACTGACGGGTCAATTCTGCACCATCCAGAGCCTGAAGAAGGGACAGGTGTACGCAGCCGAGGACAAGACCTCCGTGGATGAGCGCCTCAGTATCCTCCTTAAAGGAAA AATGAAGGTGTCATATCGAGGTCATTTCCTCCATAACATCTACACGAACGCCTTCATCGACTCCCCTGAGTTCAGATCAACCCAGATGAACAGAGGAGAAAAATTCCAG GTGACCATCATGGCGGAGGAGAACTGTAAATTCCTGTGTTGGTCCAGAGAGAGACTCACCTACTTCCTGGAGTCTGACTCCTTCCTTAACGAGGTGTTCAGGTACCTCATTGGCAAAGACATCACCAACAAGCTGTACTCGCTCAATGACCCCACTCTCAGTGACAAG GCAGCAAAGAAGATGGAGCGTCAGCCCAGCCTCTGCTCCCAGCTCTCTATGATGCAGATGAGGaacagcatgggcagcaccagtGACACCGACGACATCCTGAACCAGATCCACCGTGGAGGCTCCAGTGGCTCCTCACATC cTGTGAATCAACCCACTCTCTCAGATCACACCTTGCCCTGA
- the LOC121585459 gene encoding popeye domain-containing protein 3-like isoform X2, which yields MEATELFPPPENLTAVVVHPLCEEWKGGSEGAIFHLASIFLVLGFMGGSGFYGLLYLFTFLTLGFFCTTIWSWSDACTTDTFLWNFALFGVCAVQVVHVAYRLRNVTFEKEFQDLYSYLFKKLGVSLTHFGKIVACCEGDIHTIEKDHCYAMEGKTAIDKLIRVTVNGEFLHDIYPFQFLDSPEWDSLRPSEEGVFQVTLRADNGCRYVSWRRKKLYLLFAKHRYIAKVFALVVRNDIADKLYSLNDKAFDSRGFRYDLRLPTYCHVHPLPELDHSFLRVPAQYDHGHRARVPITITAPEETDS from the exons ATGGAGGCGACAGAATTGTTCCCACCTCCTGAAAACTTGACGGCGGTTGTCGTGCACCCGTTATGCGAAGAATGGAAGGGGGGATCCGAGGGTGCCATCTTCCACCTCGCCAGTATCTTCCTTGTTTTGGGGTTCATGGGAGGGAGCGGGTTCTATGGGCTCCTCTACTTGTTTACCTTTCTGACGCTCGGTTTCTTCTGCACAACCATTTGGTCATGGTCGGACGCGTGCACCACCGACACCTTTTTGTGGAATTTCGCTCTTTTTGGGGTATGTGCGGTTCAAGTTGTGCATGTCGCCTACCGGCTGAGGAACGTTACTTTCGAAAAGGAGTTTCAAGATCTGTACAGCTACCTGTTCAAAAAGCTGGGGGTGTCGCTCACCCACTTCGGCAAGATAGTCGCCTGTTGTGAAGGGGACATCCACACCATAGAGAAAGACCACTGTTATGCCATGGAGGGCAAGACTGCTATTGATAAGCT AATTCGTGTGACAGTAAATGGAGAGTTTTTACATGACATCTATCCTTTCCAGTTTCTCGATTCACCTGAATGGGACTCTCTCCGGCCGTCAGAGGAGGGAGTTTTCCAG GTGACCCTGCGTGCAGATAATGGCTGTAGGTACGTTTCTTGGAGGCGTAAGAAACTGTACCTACTCTTCGCCAAGCACCGCTACATCGCCAAGGTCTTTGCTCTCGTGGTGCGGAATGACATCGCCGACAAGCTGTACTCTCTCAACGACAAGGCGTTCGACAGCCGCGGGTTCCGATATGATCTCAGGTTACCCACCTACTGTCACGTGCATCCGTTGCCTGAATTAGACCACTCGTTCCTACGAGTCCCGGCGCAATATGACCATGGCCACCGTGCCCGTGTCCCTATAACTATAACAGCACCAGAAGAGACTGACTCGTGA
- the bves gene encoding blood vessel epicardial substance isoform X1, whose product MSASPEMTSSLFYITLAPLRSAVPGSVPEAGGGGLVMTTMEPNVTSCEEWEEAHHLLFHLGNLSLLLGLVIPTTLTLHMILLRLMLMTGSCLFITWATLYRCNLDVMVWNVVFLLVNFMHFFYLVYKCRPIKIDRELKSVYKRMFEPLHVREALFQRLTGQFCTIQSLKKGQVYAAEDKTSVDERLSILLKGKMKVSYRGHFLHNIYTNAFIDSPEFRSTQMNRGEKFQVTIMAEENCKFLCWSRERLTYFLESDSFLNEVFRYLIGKDITNKLYSLNDPTLSDKAAKKMERQPSLCSQLSMMQMRNSMGSTSDTDDILNQIHRGGSSGSSHQKYPASKTSKTMKPIEETMEDDVFIESEPDSPVKKRHTHSTAIEEV is encoded by the exons ATGTCTGCCTCTCCAGAGATGACCAGTAGCCTGTTCTACATCACCCTGGCCCCCCTGCGGTCGGCAGTCCCTGGGTCTGTACCCGAGGCTGGAGGTGGAGGTCTGGTGATGACCACCATGGAGCCCAACGTGACCTCCTGTGAGGAGTGGGAGGAGGCCCACCACCTGCTCTTCCACCTGGggaacctgtctctcctcctgggcCTGGTCATCCCCACCACCCTGACCCTGCACATGATCCTGCTGCGCCTCATGCTGATGACAG GAAGCTGTCTGTTCATCACCTGGGCTACGCTGTACCGGTGTAACCTGGATGTCATGGTGTGGAACGTGGTCTTCCTGCTGGTGAACTTCATGCACTTCTTCTACCTGGTTTACAAATGCAGACCT ATTAAGATTGACAGGGAGCTGAAGTCAGTGTACAAGCGGATGTTTGAACCCCTCCACGTGCGCGAGGCCCTGTTCCAGAGACTGACGGGTCAATTCTGCACCATCCAGAGCCTGAAGAAGGGACAGGTGTACGCAGCCGAGGACAAGACCTCCGTGGATGAGCGCCTCAGTATCCTCCTTAAAGGAAA AATGAAGGTGTCATATCGAGGTCATTTCCTCCATAACATCTACACGAACGCCTTCATCGACTCCCCTGAGTTCAGATCAACCCAGATGAACAGAGGAGAAAAATTCCAG GTGACCATCATGGCGGAGGAGAACTGTAAATTCCTGTGTTGGTCCAGAGAGAGACTCACCTACTTCCTGGAGTCTGACTCCTTCCTTAACGAGGTGTTCAGGTACCTCATTGGCAAAGACATCACCAACAAGCTGTACTCGCTCAATGACCCCACTCTCAGTGACAAG GCAGCAAAGAAGATGGAGCGTCAGCCCAGCCTCTGCTCCCAGCTCTCTATGATGCAGATGAGGaacagcatgggcagcaccagtGACACCGACGACATCCTGAACCAGATCCACCGTGGAGGCTCCAGTGGCTCCTCACATC AAAAATATCCTGCCTCCAAGACATCCAAAACGATGAAGCCCATTGAAGAAACGATGGAAGACGACGTCTTTATAGAGTCTGAGCCAGACTCTCCTGTTAAGAAACGCCACACCCACTCAACAGCCATAGAGGAGGTGTAA